AAGCCTGGTAAGCTATTCAAACAACCAACAGTTGATAATTGAGCTGAACGCCATAGGCATAGAAGCCCCTCTCAGGggctgaacaacataggcatagaaGCCAATCTCACCGTCTGAACACCGTGataaaaaaaacatgcagaaacagGTTGGGGGAAAATTACACACATGACCTTTGATAGATCAAGATATAACAAGTTGCTATGCACACCAAGCATCCTGTCTCAATGGATTTATAAATAGGCGCTTCACTGGAAGCTTCACATGAAATATTTAAGTTTTGACACTCATCAACGTGACAAAGCAATCAAACAGCGAGATGGTTATTAAAATTTAGTAACGAACAAATTATCCAACGGAGATACTGTTACATTGCAAAATCTTGTACAGGATCAAAACATGGAAGAATTAAATTACTAACTCGGTTGCTCCATGCCTGCAACTGCTGTTCCAATTACATAGCTAGTATATATACATCTAATTAGTATTAGCTGGAGGTAGTATACAAAGAAAGGCACAACTGAAGTGCAGTCATCAAAATAACTCTCATTACAAGGTCTTGAACGCAGGATCACGAGGATGCTTTATGGGACTGGCCCCAGCCACATCACCGCTGTCGGTGTCGCAATCACTCCTCGACCTTCTTCACTACTTCAAACTTGAGCTTCTTCTTGTCATCCGTAGCATCAATGGAAATTGTCGAGCCTTCACTGGCTTCACCTTTGACTAGCATTTGGGACAGCTTAATCATCACATTCTTCTGCAACCATCTCCTTATAGGCCTTGCACCATACATCTGTGAGAGACAAAGCATGCATGGTTACCAAAACGCAAAAAGTACAAACACATATGAAAACATGAGCCAAATCATTCTTCTAGGTTTGAAAAGAAGCTATGCGTACTGGGTTGTATGATTCCGATAAAATGACATCCAGCACGGCATCACTTGCAAAAAGAGAGATGCCCTTGTCAGCTACCCTGGAAATGATGCTCTTCATTTGGATTTTCACAATCTCCTTCAATTTGTCATGCAAAAGCGGCTCAAATACCACAATCTCACTCAGCCTGTTGAGTAACTCAGGCTTGAAGTGTTTCTGAACCTACACAaacattatatatacatatatgagaAACTCAGGCTTAAGTGTTTTCCGAGCCATTACACCAGCACTCTGGGATTCACAAACCTGTTTCATCAAAAGGTCACGTGCCGCATCCATTGTGATTTCTCCGGCCATTCCTGCCGTGAGGTGCTCTGCTCCTAGATTTGAGGTCATAATGATGATGGTATTCTTGAAATTTACTGTCCGCCCTTTACCATCGGTCAACACACCATCATCAAGAAGTTGAATAAAGATGTTCAACACCGAGGGATCCGCCTTCTCCACCTCATCGAAAAGGATGACACTGTATGGGCGCCTCCTAACCTTCTCAGTTAGTTGCCCACCATCATCACAGCCCTGATGGCTTTAAGAAGTTACAAAAGAAGCATTAATATCAATCAAGCTAAAGACTAAGAAAATATGCAATGTTACAAAATACATTCAAATTACCTTGGGGGTGCTCCAACGAGACGCAAAACAGATCCACTGCCAACATATTCAGACATGTCAAAGCGAACCAACATCTTCTCACTTGCGAATAGCTGCTCAGCAAGAGCTTTTGCAAGCTCTGTCTTTCCAACACCGGTTGAGCCCAAGAAGAGGAAAGATCCTATGGGTTGGCCGGGATGATTAAGGCCAGCCCTAGAACGCAACACTGCTTCGGCGACCACATTTACCGCTTCATTCTGGCCAACAACTCGCTCATGCAGCCTGTCTGCTAGGTGGATTAACTTATCCTTGTCCTCTTCCTCAAGTGTACAGACAGGAATTCCAGTCCATAGGCTCACAACCTTCAAATAACAGTGTTAGAATTTGCATGAAAAATGCATCTCATTGACTGAAACAGTAGATACATGTCATTGGGAAAAAATGCTTACTTGTGCAACATCATTTGGTACAACAGTTGCTCCCTTCACTGGATTTGCAGAGCGACTTTGCTTTGCATTCAATTCCTCTGCTTGGTTGTCAATCTGAATCAACCTTTTTATTgtggcactgcatgcctcatcAATCAGATCAATAGCCTTATCCGGAAATTGACGACCTATGGTAAAGACAGCAACAAATCCATTAATGTTATACAATATATATCCATTGTTGACACTCATGGGTGCAACACGGCATAAAGGAAAAATTGCGCAGGTTAGCCATCAATTTATAGGCACATCACAGTAAATAAGATTGTAATTCTAGAATTATCTCAACTTAATGTTTCCAATGCAACAAGACTGCGGATTGTTTAATTATAGCATGTGAACTACGGAGCCTTGAGATGGGGCAGACCATAACGACAAAACATCATATGTACGTACATCCTAATAACCACTTGAAACAATAGAAGCGGGTAAATTCCTCACCAGTGATGTAGCGGCCAGCAAGCTGTGCAGCAGCAACAAGAGCAGCATCTTGGATTTCCAGGCCATGGTGCTGTTCATACTGCTGCTTTAGCCCCCGCAGAATGCCAACTGTCGCCTGCGTGCTTGGCTCCTCGATGTGTACCTTCTGGAATCGCCGCTCGAGTGCAGGATCCTTCTCAATGTAATTACGGTAACCATCAAAAGTCGTCGCGCCCACGCAGCGGATACGACCACGGGCTAACGCCGGCTTCAACATGCTGGAAGCATCAGTAACTCCACGGCCACCAGCACCTCCAGCACCAAGAAGCGTGTGCATCTCATCGATGAAGAGAATTATCTTGCCGCCCGCATTCTCCGCCTGCTTGATCACGCTCTTCATCCGCTCCTCAAACATACCTCGGTACTTGGTTCCTGCGACCATGGCCCCAAGGTCGACCTCCACAACGCGTGCCCCGGCGAGCGCTGCAGGTACCTTGCCGGTAGCGATGCGCTGCGCGAGGCCCTCGGCGATGGCCGTCTTGCCAACCCCCGCAGGTCCGACCAGCGCGGCGCAGTTCTTGGTCTTCCGGCATAGAATGGAGATAACGCGGTCGATCTCGTCGTCACGGCCGACAACCAGTCCAACTGCCTTGCCGGTCATGTGGCGCCCATAGGTGCGCAGAGCCGCTTTACGATCATAGTACCTCCATGCTGCCCAACCCAAACTAACAGCTGTTACAACGAAGACCAAAGGTTCCACCCGTCGCCAAATCGAAGACATACGGCCCTGGGAGCACGTTAACATGGCCCCAAGCCGATGGAAGACAGTTCCTTGCACAACCAAGGTCCCAAGAAGTGGATCGTAGGTCTCTCCCATACCTGTACAGAAGCCTTAACCTGAACAAGTTAAAAGACAGCAATGCTTCATATGTATGCAGAGAGAGTGCCTGAGGATGCATGTACATCTAAAATGCACCAATACGGATATATAAAAACTTAATCTTTTCCTTTTTCATATATCGTCAATCCTTGCATGCTTCACTGCTAACATGTTTTAAAACAAAACATTTGCTCGTCTGAAAAAAGAAATCAAACTAGTACAATTTGTAACATTTGCTCCTACAAGCATTATGACAAACACCTATCAAGCAAAATCCTTTCAGATGTAACCTTGAACATGCACTGGAAAAACCATGTACCAAGTACTCATCAAGAAACAGTTATCATTACATTCTCACAATATGAAATCTACAGCAAGTAATCGCCCAATACAAAAATCAGGGGAAAAATTGAACAGACAGAGGATGccagaggaaggagggagggggaggggggaagagggagggagggggaggggggaaggaCGAATGAGTGATGGCTACCTGTCTATGGACTGGTCGCCGGCGTGGCTCCGGTCGGCGGCGTTACTGGGAGAGAGCGCCTGCTCCAGAGAGGGAGGCGCTGCTGCTGGGAGCGGCTGCTCGGCGGAGGGAGGCGCTGCTGAGCCCCTGtaccggcggcggggcagcggacggctgggcgcggcgcggcggcgggctgGCGGCGGCTAGGAACCCCAGTCGCGCTCGGGAAAGACTGGTCGTTTGGTCGGGACTCGGGAGGGAGGCTTGTCCTATATGAAGGACGCTCGAAACGGCGCTCTCGGTGTGTCCTGGTGGAGGAGCTGAATACGTATCGGTATCCGATACAGACACGCCGGGTCTAGGATGTGctccctttttttcttttgcattgaTGTATTTTTGTCTCTCTTTTTTTTAATATCAGTATAGACacaacacaagcgctcatatatacgcgcatacactcacccctatgaacgcacacacgcacaccctacccctatgaggacctccgaaagactgagccggcatatcatcttgagatttacgaagtcactgtaGGCGCCTGTCATTGTAGGCGCCTCATCGTCGACATGAACATCTCCTCCCGTTGAATGCACATcatcgaaaatcctgaaataaatccaaaaataaatgTGAACATCAGGATTTGatgccctggtgggctggggataccacagtccctctaaccatccgacCACGGGTTG
Above is a window of Triticum dicoccoides isolate Atlit2015 ecotype Zavitan chromosome 5B, WEW_v2.0, whole genome shotgun sequence DNA encoding:
- the LOC119312070 gene encoding chaperone protein ClpB1-like, coding for MGETYDPLLGTLVVQGTVFHRLGAMLTCSQGRMSSIWRRVEPLVFVVTAVSLGWAAWRYYDRKAALRTYGRHMTGKAVGLVVGRDDEIDRVISILCRKTKNCAALVGPAGVGKTAIAEGLAQRIATGKVPAALAGARVVEVDLGAMVAGTKYRGMFEERMKSVIKQAENAGGKIILFIDEMHTLLGAGGAGGRGVTDASSMLKPALARGRIRCVGATTFDGYRNYIEKDPALERRFQKVHIEEPSTQATVGILRGLKQQYEQHHGLEIQDAALVAAAQLAGRYITGRQFPDKAIDLIDEACSATIKRLIQIDNQAEELNAKQSRSANPVKGATVVPNDVAQVVSLWTGIPVCTLEEEDKDKLIHLADRLHERVVGQNEAVNVVAEAVLRSRAGLNHPGQPIGSFLFLGSTGVGKTELAKALAEQLFASEKMLVRFDMSEYVGSGSVLRLVGAPPSHQGCDDGGQLTEKVRRRPYSVILFDEVEKADPSVLNIFIQLLDDGVLTDGKGRTVNFKNTIIIMTSNLGAEHLTAGMAGEITMDAARDLLMKQVQKHFKPELLNRLSEIVVFEPLLHDKLKEIVKIQMKSIISRVADKGISLFASDAVLDVILSESYNPMYGARPIRRWLQKNVMIKLSQMLVKGEASEGSTISIDATDDKKKLKFEVVKKVEE